In Mariluticola halotolerans, one DNA window encodes the following:
- the phnE gene encoding phosphonate ABC transporter, permease protein PhnE, with protein sequence MSVSAADVAIIQNRYPEVFKTSRLKRFSPLIAIVALLAYGIYVWSFFSINDTLAKANWDIAGNYLADWVAYEVRPDIEVKDNYLEIGFPRFSPLGSDPQVPWITTETSRVTKVFAAPEAASTATQKSASSSLMAPGTTTAGPSTSFMAPTAPVGQAETGSAGDAPRSVTEDAAVRAEVDIGDAHLSIVPGLVTILRQGEILHLTLRPGESVTARDPLPDWASQKHAGGKVMIQLGFAGRVEIVDDAVKVRHRFLGWENFLFDTRSPFWGKPLGEVARLIIAGPQIEPDVSNFALAWDNITSNAEWQHGDVWIKLLQTIVMAFVGTLFASLVAFPLAFLAARNINRNKVVNQVLKRSFDFLRSVDMLIWALVFTRTFGPGPLAGISAIFFTDTGTFGKLYSETLENIDDKQREGIKSVGASPVLVQRYGVVPQVLPVFLSQSLYFWESNTRSATIIGAVGAGGIGLKLWEAMRTNSDWENVAYMVLLILIVVFVFDNISNFLRSKLIGKPQH encoded by the coding sequence GGCGCTTCTGGCCTATGGCATTTATGTGTGGTCGTTTTTTTCGATCAACGACACACTGGCCAAGGCCAATTGGGATATCGCCGGCAATTATCTCGCCGATTGGGTGGCCTATGAGGTGCGCCCCGATATTGAGGTGAAGGACAATTATCTCGAAATCGGTTTTCCGCGATTTTCACCGCTGGGCAGTGATCCTCAAGTGCCCTGGATTACGACGGAGACCTCACGGGTGACCAAGGTGTTTGCAGCGCCAGAGGCGGCCAGCACGGCGACACAAAAATCAGCATCGAGCAGCCTGATGGCACCGGGCACGACAACTGCAGGGCCTTCTACCAGCTTTATGGCACCAACGGCGCCGGTTGGGCAGGCCGAGACAGGTTCTGCCGGTGACGCGCCGCGTTCGGTGACTGAGGACGCTGCTGTGCGGGCCGAGGTGGATATTGGTGACGCGCATTTGAGCATTGTGCCCGGGTTGGTGACGATCTTGCGTCAGGGTGAGATCCTGCATCTGACCCTCAGGCCCGGCGAAAGCGTGACGGCGCGTGATCCGCTGCCGGACTGGGCCAGCCAGAAGCATGCCGGTGGCAAGGTCATGATACAGCTCGGGTTTGCCGGGCGGGTGGAAATTGTCGATGACGCCGTGAAAGTGCGTCACCGGTTTCTGGGCTGGGAGAATTTTCTGTTCGATACCCGCTCGCCTTTTTGGGGCAAGCCGCTGGGCGAGGTGGCGCGTCTGATCATTGCAGGGCCGCAAATCGAACCGGATGTGTCCAATTTTGCACTGGCGTGGGACAATATCACCAGCAATGCGGAATGGCAGCATGGCGATGTGTGGATCAAGCTGTTGCAAACAATCGTTATGGCCTTCGTTGGCACCCTGTTTGCCTCGTTGGTGGCATTTCCGCTGGCGTTTTTGGCGGCGCGCAATATCAACCGCAACAAAGTGGTCAATCAGGTACTCAAGCGCAGTTTTGACTTTCTGCGTTCCGTGGACATGCTGATCTGGGCGCTGGTATTCACACGTACTTTCGGGCCGGGGCCGCTGGCCGGCATTTCGGCGATTTTCTTCACGGATACCGGGACATTCGGCAAGCTCTATTCCGAGACACTGGAGAATATTGACGACAAGCAGCGCGAGGGCATCAAGTCTGTGGGTGCCAGCCCGGTGCTTGTGCAGCGCTATGGCGTGGTGCCACAGGTGCTTCCGGTATTTCTAAGCCAATCATTGTATTTCTGGGAGAGTAATACACGCTCGGCGACCATTATCGGCGCGGTTGGTGCCGGTGGCATTGGTCTCAAGCTGTGGGAAGCGATGCGGACAAATTCCGACTGGGAAAATGTCGCCTATATGGTGCTGCTGATCCTGATCGTGGTGTTTGTGTTCGACAATATCTCGAACTTCCTGCGCAGCAAGCTGATCGGCAAGCCACAGCATTAG
- a CDS encoding sensor histidine kinase has translation MTSGAALTRKYRKLSAANLLVVLVMGIVAAWVSGNIAADLVQERLRANARETLFVQAEVLAGLLDKYRLLPAMLARRNDLPDLFTKTPGPETLQSARRIALHVVGLSGAMDISFIYPDGKPLATGIGFFSDRIEPESPLFIAAAQGRLGREMRVLDNGKRAYVFTTGVRDATGFVGVVAVYVSLEQLEASWSLTDNPVLAVDKNHTIVMSNRENLRLRRTDDIEVPRGAGKFVEIVGENTQYLEISRPLPLLGWQLRVLADIAPSMGYRTLWSSLSAVACALIALAVQALIHHQYTIDRRKRLDRATSLRLERMVRDRTRALIETNTTLEHEIEERRAANMQLRQTQNELIQTGKLAALGQMSTALSHEYNQPLSAIKSYANNALTYMDRGREDEARNNIKRISDLTDRMAQISKHLRNFARKPNPTYSTVPVSTVIDDALSVLTSRIHADNAEIVVSAAEPDIWARAGYVRLQQVIVNLVLNALDAMQGQNTSRVTIHTACENGKVMIRVTDTGPGLAPDTLTTVFDPFFTTKEVGKGLGLGLSISYNIIKDFEGQLTAANTPEGGAEFTITLDQGEQSKAAAE, from the coding sequence ATGACGAGTGGCGCCGCCCTCACCCGTAAATACCGAAAATTGAGCGCAGCAAATCTGCTGGTCGTTCTGGTAATGGGCATCGTGGCTGCATGGGTCTCTGGAAATATCGCTGCCGATCTTGTGCAGGAGCGTTTACGCGCAAATGCCCGCGAAACGCTTTTTGTGCAGGCCGAGGTTCTGGCGGGTCTGCTCGACAAATACCGGCTGCTGCCGGCAATGCTGGCCCGCCGCAACGACCTCCCGGACCTGTTCACAAAAACCCCAGGCCCGGAAACACTGCAATCGGCGCGGCGCATCGCCCTTCATGTTGTCGGTCTTTCGGGCGCCATGGACATCAGTTTCATTTATCCGGACGGAAAGCCGCTCGCGACAGGTATCGGGTTCTTCTCAGACCGGATTGAACCGGAATCGCCGCTGTTCATCGCGGCGGCGCAAGGCCGCCTCGGCAGGGAAATGCGTGTACTCGACAACGGAAAGCGCGCGTATGTTTTCACCACCGGCGTCCGCGACGCGACCGGCTTTGTCGGCGTCGTTGCTGTTTACGTCAGCCTGGAACAACTCGAAGCCTCGTGGTCGCTCACCGACAACCCTGTTTTGGCGGTCGATAAAAACCACACCATCGTCATGTCCAATCGCGAAAATCTGCGCTTGCGGCGAACCGATGATATTGAAGTGCCCCGCGGTGCCGGCAAGTTTGTGGAAATTGTGGGAGAGAATACGCAGTATCTGGAAATTTCCCGGCCGCTGCCATTATTGGGCTGGCAACTCCGCGTTCTGGCCGACATCGCCCCCAGCATGGGTTATCGAACACTATGGAGTTCCCTGTCGGCCGTGGCCTGTGCGCTGATCGCACTGGCGGTACAGGCGCTGATCCACCATCAATATACGATCGACCGGCGCAAACGTCTCGACCGCGCCACCTCGCTGCGCCTTGAACGAATGGTCCGCGATCGCACGCGCGCCCTCATCGAAACCAACACCACCCTTGAACATGAGATCGAGGAACGCCGCGCAGCAAACATGCAATTGCGCCAGACACAGAATGAACTCATCCAGACTGGCAAGCTCGCAGCGCTGGGGCAGATGTCCACCGCACTTTCGCACGAATATAACCAGCCCCTTTCCGCGATAAAGTCTTATGCCAACAACGCGCTGACCTATATGGATCGCGGCCGCGAGGACGAGGCGCGGAACAATATCAAACGCATTTCCGACCTGACCGACCGCATGGCTCAGATTTCCAAGCACTTGCGCAATTTTGCCCGCAAGCCCAACCCAACCTATAGCACCGTTCCCGTCAGCACCGTCATTGATGATGCGCTGAGCGTTCTGACGTCGAGAATACATGCCGATAACGCAGAAATAGTGGTTTCAGCCGCTGAGCCCGACATATGGGCGCGCGCCGGCTATGTCCGCCTGCAGCAGGTTATCGTCAATCTCGTGCTGAATGCGCTGGACGCGATGCAGGGGCAAAACACATCACGCGTCACCATCCACACGGCTTGCGAAAACGGCAAGGTGATGATCCGCGTCACCGACACAGGCCCAGGTCTCGCCCCGGACACGCTCACCACTGTATTCGACCCGTTCTTCACCACAAAGGAAGTGGGCAAGGGCCTGGGTCTGGGGCTGTCAATTTCATACAATATCATCAAGGATTTCGAAGGTCAGCTGACCGCAGCCAACACCCCGGAAGGCGGTGCGGAATTCACCATCACCCTGGATCAGGGCGAACAGTCCAAAGCAGCAGCCGAATGA
- a CDS encoding DctP family TRAP transporter solute-binding subunit, with product MKLTQVAAFAAGALMLGTTGAMADCDSGEMVIKFSHVVAASGHPKGDAATLLADRVNAEMNGVACMEVFPNSTLFDDDKVMEALLLGDVQLAAPSLAKFEAYTLKYRLFDLPFLFSDLDAVTRFTTSDAGKDLLKATEDVGYTGLGYWSSGLKQFSANKPLLAPSDADGLKFRIQTSDVAEAMIKAMGGSAQKLAFSEVYGALQTGVVDGQENSWCNIYTQKFFEVQDGITVTNHQLLAYLLVTSTEWLSGLDPAVRDQFVSIVDEVTAEANASVAEKEAICRQNIVDAGGTIRELSAEQRQQWVDVMSPVWNEFEADIGKDLIDAAAASNM from the coding sequence ATGAAACTGACCCAAGTCGCCGCATTTGCGGCTGGCGCATTGATGCTTGGCACCACAGGCGCGATGGCGGATTGTGATTCCGGTGAAATGGTCATCAAGTTCAGCCACGTCGTGGCGGCAAGCGGACACCCCAAGGGCGACGCTGCGACCCTTCTCGCAGACCGGGTCAATGCCGAGATGAATGGCGTCGCCTGCATGGAAGTGTTCCCGAACTCCACATTGTTCGATGACGACAAGGTGATGGAAGCTCTCTTGCTGGGTGACGTTCAGCTGGCCGCCCCGTCCCTCGCCAAATTCGAGGCCTATACGCTCAAATATCGCCTGTTCGACCTGCCTTTCCTGTTTTCCGATCTCGACGCGGTGACACGCTTCACCACCAGTGACGCTGGCAAAGACCTGCTCAAGGCCACCGAAGACGTCGGCTATACCGGCCTTGGTTACTGGTCGTCAGGCCTCAAGCAATTCTCGGCCAACAAACCTTTGCTGGCACCATCGGATGCAGACGGCCTGAAATTCCGCATCCAGACCTCTGACGTGGCTGAAGCCATGATCAAGGCCATGGGCGGCTCGGCCCAGAAACTGGCCTTCTCGGAAGTCTATGGCGCACTACAGACCGGCGTTGTCGATGGGCAGGAAAACTCCTGGTGCAATATCTACACCCAGAAATTCTTTGAAGTGCAGGACGGCATCACGGTGACCAATCACCAGCTTCTCGCCTATTTGCTGGTCACCTCCACCGAATGGCTGAGCGGACTTGATCCGGCTGTGCGCGACCAGTTCGTCAGCATTGTTGACGAGGTAACAGCTGAGGCCAATGCCTCGGTGGCCGAGAAAGAAGCGATTTGCCGGCAGAACATTGTCGATGCCGGTGGCACGATCCGTGAACTTTCCGCAGAACAGCGCCAGCAGTGGGTCGATGTGATGAGCCCGGTCTGGAACGAGTTCGAGGCCGATATTGGCAAAGACCTGATTGACGCTGCAGCCGCGTCAAACATGTAA
- a CDS encoding nucleoside hydrolase, translating into MPRKIIIDTDPGQDDAVAILLALASPEDFDVLGIVAVAGNVGLRQNAINALKVVELSGRTEIPVYAGCARPLQRKLVTAEHVHGETGLNGPQLPEPKISLQSQHGVDYIIDTIMSEAPGTVTICALGPLTNIGMALAKQPAIAERIEQIVLMGGGYFQMGNITPAAEFNIYVDPEAADNVFRSGIPLVVASLDVSHQLLTTKERLTAFRNIGNKSGTAVADMLDFSEDFDLAKYGWDGAPLHDPCVTSYLINPDLFEGRQINVTIETKSELTRGMTVADFWGVTDETDFPRNAFFLSKANAQGYYDLLIDRLARLP; encoded by the coding sequence ATGCCCCGTAAAATCATCATCGATACAGATCCCGGCCAGGACGATGCCGTGGCCATTCTCCTGGCCCTCGCCTCGCCCGAAGACTTTGACGTACTTGGCATTGTCGCCGTTGCCGGCAATGTCGGCCTGCGCCAGAATGCAATCAACGCACTCAAAGTCGTGGAACTGAGCGGACGGACCGAAATCCCCGTCTATGCCGGTTGCGCACGGCCGCTGCAACGCAAACTGGTGACGGCAGAGCATGTACATGGCGAAACGGGATTAAACGGCCCACAGCTGCCGGAGCCAAAAATCAGCCTGCAGAGCCAGCATGGCGTTGATTACATCATCGACACCATCATGTCGGAGGCGCCCGGAACGGTGACCATCTGCGCGCTCGGCCCCTTGACCAATATCGGCATGGCGCTGGCCAAGCAGCCGGCCATTGCCGAACGTATCGAACAGATTGTCTTGATGGGCGGCGGCTATTTCCAGATGGGCAACATCACCCCGGCAGCCGAATTCAACATCTATGTGGACCCCGAAGCCGCCGATAACGTCTTCCGCTCAGGCATCCCCCTGGTTGTGGCCTCGCTTGACGTCTCCCATCAATTACTGACAACCAAGGAACGGCTCACAGCTTTCCGCAATATCGGCAATAAATCGGGCACGGCAGTCGCCGACATGCTGGATTTCTCGGAAGATTTCGACCTGGCCAAATACGGCTGGGATGGCGCGCCGTTGCACGACCCTTGCGTCACATCCTATCTGATCAATCCCGACCTCTTCGAAGGCCGGCAGATCAATGTCACCATCGAAACCAAAAGCGAACTGACACGCGGCATGACCGTCGCCGACTTCTGGGGTGTCACCGACGAGACCGATTTCCCGCGCAACGCGTTCTTCCTCTCCAAGGCCAACGCGCAAGGGTATTACGATCTGCTGATAGATCGGCTGGCGCGCCTGCCTTAG
- a CDS encoding TRAP transporter small permease, with amino-acid sequence MTQILTTVAIVLLALFIVERRWPSVIARFEEGVLAILMAAITLVSFSQVVMRYGFSSGWGGALEFTRILFAWLILFGMSYAVRINAHLGVDAFIHLLPKRAFRAVAVFGAFACVLYAVILLYSNWLQFFGANARGGAFDYWSKMFKVGIGLDDLRYPEWAQETFGLQERVQRWIAYLILPIGLGLFGYRCVQAVIDILRGKRRLIIASHEAEELVAENKHLLKD; translated from the coding sequence ATGACACAGATTCTCACGACAGTTGCTATCGTTCTCCTCGCGCTCTTCATTGTGGAGCGGCGCTGGCCTAGCGTCATTGCGCGCTTCGAAGAGGGCGTTCTCGCCATATTGATGGCGGCCATCACACTGGTCTCCTTCTCGCAAGTAGTCATGCGTTATGGTTTTTCCAGCGGCTGGGGCGGCGCGCTCGAATTTACCCGCATCCTGTTTGCCTGGCTGATCCTGTTCGGCATGAGTTACGCGGTGCGCATCAATGCCCATCTCGGTGTTGATGCCTTTATCCATCTTCTGCCCAAACGGGCTTTCCGCGCCGTAGCCGTGTTTGGCGCATTTGCCTGCGTCCTTTACGCGGTCATCCTGCTCTATTCGAACTGGCTGCAGTTTTTCGGTGCCAATGCACGCGGCGGCGCTTTCGACTACTGGTCAAAAATGTTCAAGGTCGGCATCGGCCTGGATGACCTGCGCTATCCGGAATGGGCCCAGGAAACCTTTGGCCTTCAGGAGCGCGTACAGCGCTGGATCGCCTATCTCATCTTGCCAATTGGTCTCGGTCTGTTTGGGTACCGCTGTGTCCAGGCGGTCATCGACATCCTGCGCGGCAAACGCCGGCTCATCATTGCCAGCCATGAAGCCGAAGAGCTGGTCGCCGAAAACAAGCACCTGCTCAAAGACTAG
- a CDS encoding sigma-54-dependent transcriptional regulator, whose product MSTSVEILFVDDEEHLRIAASQTLDLAGYKVRTMATAAEALSTLSRTYNGILVSDIRMPGMDGMQLLRAACAIDADLPVVLVTGHGDINLAVEAMREGAYDFIEKPFTTERFLESISRAAEKRALTLENRALRDSITNRPDDLEVRLAGRSQMMAAIRNQIRTIASTPSDVLIIGDTGTGKEVAARAIHDLSEARDHPFVVIDCAALPAEMIEAELFGYEAGAFAGAIRPRFGKLEHGRNGTIFLDHAHTMPPELQARLLRVIEDRSITRLGSHDPIKLNCRFIGASNLELEADNHSDADTIPSFSRDLLYRLNVVTLRLPPLKAHTEDIPQLFIQMVDAAATRFRRDPPPPPDALITSILNREWPGNVRELHNAAERYVLGINDGNAPPPNSGTQSLKDRVAAFESEAIAAELRARNGNLKAAYESLGLSRKTLYEKMQKYDLSRTDFKKRK is encoded by the coding sequence ATGAGCACATCTGTCGAAATCCTGTTTGTCGATGACGAAGAACACTTGCGCATCGCCGCCAGCCAGACACTTGATCTCGCCGGCTACAAGGTGCGCACAATGGCAACCGCAGCGGAGGCACTCAGCACGCTCTCGCGCACATATAATGGCATCCTTGTCAGCGACATACGCATGCCCGGCATGGACGGGATGCAATTGCTCCGCGCCGCTTGTGCCATAGACGCAGACCTGCCGGTTGTGCTGGTGACGGGCCATGGCGACATCAATCTCGCCGTCGAGGCCATGCGCGAAGGCGCCTATGATTTTATCGAGAAACCCTTCACCACGGAACGGTTCCTTGAATCGATCAGCCGCGCTGCCGAGAAAAGAGCCCTCACGCTTGAAAACCGCGCACTGCGCGACAGTATCACCAACAGGCCGGACGATCTTGAGGTCCGCCTTGCAGGCCGCAGCCAGATGATGGCGGCAATACGCAACCAGATCCGCACAATCGCCAGCACGCCGAGCGACGTGCTGATCATTGGCGACACAGGCACCGGCAAGGAAGTTGCCGCCCGCGCAATTCACGACTTGTCCGAAGCGCGCGATCATCCCTTTGTTGTAATCGATTGCGCAGCCCTCCCGGCCGAGATGATTGAGGCTGAATTGTTCGGCTACGAGGCGGGGGCGTTTGCCGGCGCAATACGCCCGCGTTTCGGCAAGCTCGAACATGGGCGGAACGGCACCATCTTTCTGGACCATGCGCACACCATGCCACCTGAACTGCAAGCCAGGCTTCTGCGTGTCATCGAGGACCGCTCGATTACCCGGCTTGGCAGCCACGATCCCATCAAACTCAATTGCCGCTTTATCGGCGCTTCCAACCTCGAGCTGGAGGCTGACAACCACTCAGATGCAGACACAATCCCGTCCTTTAGCCGGGACCTTCTTTACAGGTTGAATGTCGTGACACTGCGATTGCCACCGCTGAAAGCACATACGGAAGACATCCCGCAGCTGTTTATCCAGATGGTCGATGCGGCAGCCACCCGCTTCCGCCGTGATCCACCGCCGCCCCCCGACGCCTTGATTACAAGCATTCTCAACCGCGAGTGGCCGGGGAATGTGCGCGAATTGCACAATGCCGCGGAGCGCTATGTGCTGGGCATCAACGATGGCAACGCGCCGCCCCCCAACAGCGGCACGCAAAGCCTCAAGGACCGCGTGGCCGCTTTCGAAAGCGAAGCGATAGCCGCTGAACTGCGTGCCCGTAACGGCAATCTGAAGGCCGCCTATGAATCTCTCGGCCTCTCGCGCAAAACCCTCTATGAGAAAATGCAGAAATATGATTTGTCCCGCACTGACTTCAAAAAAAGGAAGTAA
- a CDS encoding TRAP transporter large permease encodes MEALILFVLVIALLFLGVPIAVSLGLSSILVISFFSTDSLSSVALQLFTASQNYTLLAIPFFVLASTFMSTGGVAQRIIRVAIASVGHFRGGLAMASVLACMLFAALSGSSPATVVAIGTIAIAGMLQVGYTKDFAAGIIANAGTLGILIPPSIVMVVYAAATNVSVGRMFLAGVVPGLLAGAMLMGAIYVVARIKKLPAEDWKGFGEIIAASKDAGWGLFLIFIIIGGIYGGAFTPTEAASVAAVYAALIALFVYRDMGPLKGLPWIPDGASARSAVGFKAAVYALALFFVWMIVSFFFFSALPTNTRMWIGLSMGLVTLIGYPYLRHQPHPLTFVAGFSLWAYNLGLILKTFVPALFHADTKKALVDSARTTVMLMFIIVNALLFAHVLTSERIPQTITDLMLGAGFNWFTFLIAVNLLLLLGGQFMEPSGLLLIVAPVVFPIALELGIDPIHLGIIMVVNMEIGMITPPIGLNLFVTSGITGMSLMRVVKAALPFVAVLMVFLVIVTYVPWISTWLPYSLMGPELIVNR; translated from the coding sequence ATGGAAGCGCTCATTCTTTTCGTTCTGGTGATCGCCTTGTTGTTTCTGGGCGTGCCGATTGCCGTCTCGCTCGGCCTGTCCAGTATTCTGGTTATCTCGTTCTTCTCAACCGACAGCCTGTCATCGGTTGCCCTGCAGCTGTTCACCGCATCGCAAAACTACACACTTCTGGCCATCCCGTTTTTCGTCCTCGCCTCCACTTTCATGTCGACCGGCGGGGTCGCCCAGCGCATCATCCGCGTGGCAATCGCCAGCGTGGGCCATTTCCGCGGTGGCCTTGCCATGGCCAGTGTTCTGGCCTGCATGCTGTTTGCCGCCCTGTCCGGCTCCTCACCCGCCACCGTGGTTGCCATTGGCACCATTGCCATCGCGGGCATGCTGCAGGTTGGCTACACCAAGGATTTTGCCGCAGGCATCATCGCCAATGCCGGTACCCTCGGCATTCTGATCCCGCCCTCCATCGTCATGGTCGTCTATGCCGCCGCCACCAATGTTTCGGTGGGCCGCATGTTCCTTGCCGGCGTTGTCCCGGGGCTGTTGGCCGGCGCCATGCTGATGGGCGCCATCTATGTGGTGGCCCGCATCAAGAAGCTTCCGGCCGAAGACTGGAAAGGCTTTGGTGAAATCATTGCCGCCTCAAAGGATGCGGGCTGGGGCCTCTTCCTGATTTTCATCATCATCGGCGGCATTTATGGTGGTGCCTTCACCCCCACAGAAGCCGCATCCGTCGCCGCCGTCTACGCAGCCCTCATCGCCCTGTTCGTTTATCGTGATATGGGCCCGTTGAAAGGCTTGCCCTGGATCCCTGATGGTGCATCCGCACGCAGCGCTGTGGGCTTCAAGGCAGCGGTCTACGCGCTGGCCTTGTTCTTTGTCTGGATGATCGTTTCTTTCTTTTTCTTCTCGGCCCTGCCCACAAACACCCGCATGTGGATCGGGCTCTCAATGGGTCTCGTCACCTTGATTGGTTATCCCTATTTGCGGCACCAGCCACACCCTCTAACCTTTGTCGCCGGGTTCTCCCTATGGGCCTATAATCTGGGCCTGATCCTCAAGACCTTCGTCCCGGCGCTCTTCCATGCCGACACCAAAAAGGCACTGGTTGATAGCGCCCGCACCACGGTGATGCTGATGTTCATCATCGTCAACGCGCTCCTGTTTGCCCACGTACTCACCTCCGAACGCATCCCGCAAACCATCACTGATCTGATGCTGGGTGCCGGTTTCAACTGGTTCACCTTCCTCATCGCCGTCAATCTTTTGCTCCTGCTCGGCGGCCAGTTCATGGAACCCTCGGGCCTGCTGCTCATCGTGGCGCCTGTGGTCTTCCCCATCGCGCTTGAGCTGGGAATTGACCCCATCCACCTCGGCATCATCATGGTGGTGAATATGGAAATCGGCATGATCACGCCTCCCATAGGCCTCAACCTGTTCGTGACCTCAGGCATCACCGGCATGAGCCTGATGCGGGTGGTCAAGGCGGCTCTGCCCTTCGTCGCCGTCCTGATGGTCTTTTTGGTTATCGTCACCTATGTGCCCTGGATTTCGACATGGCTGCCTTACAGCCTTATGGGCCCTGAACTGATCGTAAACCGCTGA
- a CDS encoding pseudouridine synthase, with protein MGNELPGTVRPFEYRPPTDPFLSIIHSDEHILVLDKPSGLLTVAGKQPDLADCLEARAQQQFPGARIVHRLDKDTSGVIILGLTASAHAHLGLQFEKRKTRKTYIARVWGEIPEEAGRINKPIMTDWPNRPKQHIDYERGREAITDWRVLAREPGITRIELKPVTGRSHQLRVHMLDLGYPILGDNLYAPAEALAAAPCLQLHAHTLFVTHPETGVACQFESPCSF; from the coding sequence ATCGGGAATGAATTGCCGGGCACGGTGCGCCCCTTTGAATACAGGCCGCCAACAGATCCGTTTTTGTCCATCATCCATAGTGACGAACACATTCTTGTGCTCGACAAGCCCAGCGGCCTGCTGACCGTTGCCGGCAAGCAGCCTGATCTGGCTGACTGTCTGGAAGCGCGCGCTCAACAACAATTCCCCGGTGCCCGTATCGTGCACCGCCTCGACAAGGATACCTCGGGCGTGATCATCCTCGGGCTGACCGCCTCGGCGCATGCCCATCTCGGTCTGCAGTTCGAAAAGCGCAAAACCCGCAAAACCTATATTGCCCGCGTCTGGGGAGAAATCCCGGAAGAAGCCGGACGGATCAACAAACCCATCATGACCGACTGGCCCAACCGGCCCAAACAACACATCGATTACGAGCGCGGCCGCGAAGCGATTACCGACTGGCGCGTTCTGGCGCGCGAGCCCGGTATTACCCGGATTGAACTGAAACCGGTTACCGGGCGCAGCCACCAATTGCGCGTCCACATGCTGGATCTCGGCTATCCGATACTCGGCGACAACCTCTATGCACCCGCCGAGGCGCTGGCAGCAGCCCCCTGTTTGCAATTGCATGCGCACACCCTGTTCGTGACCCATCCCGAAACCGGTGTCGCCTGTCAGTTTGAAAGTCCGTGCTCTTTTTAA